GCCACCAGGCCCTGATGAGCCTGTACGAGTGACCCAGGGCGAGCAGAACCAGCACGAACGTGAGGCTGAGCACCAGGAGACCGATCGTATAACCGCTCAGGAAGCTGCAGACATACGAAGACAGGGCCGCCCACCAGTACCACCGGGGCTTCCCCGACACCCCCAGACCGATCGCAACCAGCGTAAACGGAACAAGCGCCCAGAAGAGGACAGCGACGATCGCCATTCGCACTCCCCCCACCCCGAAGGTATCCGGCAACCGCCTCAAGTCAAGCGTACCACAAACGGCGCCTTGACCGGTACTCAAACATTGCGCTATGATGTCTATGCATTCCTAGACGAATCGAGATGATGTCTAATGATTGACTCCGACCTCCTGACTGGCGCCTCGCTGGACGAGCTGAAGCAAGGCTACCGGGAATCGGCCGAGGCCTACACGTGCATTTGCTGCGGGCAGCGCGTCGAAAAGGGCGTCGTCTACCCGGTCGGCGACCGCCTCTACGAGGCCCAACGGTACATCCGGCACCACATCGCCGCCGCCCACGGGTCGGTCTTCGCCCACCTGGTCGGCCTGGACAAGCCGGCCCACGGCCTCTCTGACCTGCAGCGGCGGCTGCTCACGCTGCTTTACGATGGCCGCAGCGACGATGAGATCAAGAAGGCGCTCGGAGCAGGCTCCCTCTCCACCATCCGCAACCACCGGTTCATCCTGCGGGAAAAGGAGCGGCAGGCCCGGCTCTTCCTCGCCATCATGGAACTCCTGAACGAGCGGCTGACCGGCGACGAGACGACCGGTGGCCGGACCCGCAGCCGGGCCGGCCGGGCTGCGTCCGGGGAGGCGCAGGGCGCCGGCGGCCGGTCCGGCTCCGGTGAGGGCGCAGGCGATGGCCGCGCCGTCCGGGGGCGGCCCCGCGGCGCAGCGAGCGACCAGGAAATCCTGGCCAGGTACTTCCCCCACGGCCTCGAGGGCCCGCTCCAGCACTTCGGCGGATCTACCCCCATGAAGCACAAGCGCATCATCGCCGCGGCGGTGGCCGGGCGCTTCGCCCCCGGGCGCCGGTACAGCGAGCGCGAGGTCAACGAGATTCTGGAACCCATCGCCGAGGACTACGTTTTGCTGCGCCGGCTCCTCGTCGACTTCGGGTACCTCAGCCGGCTGCCCGACGGCAGCCAGTACTGGCGCAGCGAAACCGATCAAGAAAGGGTGAGCCCCGTGGATCGCAGGAAAGAGCTGAAGCGCCTCGCCCGGGAGGCCAAGGCCGAGGGCGGGGTCTTCCAGGTGCGCAATACAAAGAACGGGATGGTCTGGATCGGGGTCACGCCCAACTTTCGCTCCCTGAACGGGCATCGGTTCCAGCTGGAGATGGGCTCGCACAAGAACAAGGAACTCCAGCAGGCGTGGAACGAGTTCGGCCCCGATGCCTTCGTCTTCGAGCCGCTCGAGACGCTGGAGGAGCCCGAGACCGGCTACTTCGACCGGGACGACGCCCTGAAGAAGTTGAAGCGGAAGTGGCTGGAGAAGCTGCAGCCATTCGGCGACCGTGGGTATAATCTTCCCAGTGAACTGGACGAGGGGAACCGTTAGCCGCGCCCCGTCAGCATGGGGGCTGATGGCAGCGACCCCCGCCGGCAGCGGCAACCCCTCCTGTACGGGAGCGTGAGTGATCGTGCTCGTCACCGTCCTGGGCCGCTATTCCCCGTACGCGCCGGCAGGCGGCGCGTGCCCCGGCTTCCTGGTGCAGTCCGGCGGGGTGAACCTCATGCTGGACGGCGGCAACGGCACCGTGTCCCGCCTGCAGCAGCAGGTGGCGGCGGCCGACCTGACCGCCGTGCTGGTCTCGCACCTGCACCCCGATCACACGGCCGACCTGCACAGCCTCCAGTACCTGATGGCGCACCAGGCCCCCGACCGGGAGCCGCTCCCGGTCTACGCGCCGGACGTGGCGAACCCCGACCGGCACTGGCTGGAGCCGACCTCCTTCGGCGCCCGCTGGATCCGCCTGCTCCCCTTGCCGGTGGACGAGGGCATCGCCTTCGGCCACGTGCGGGTGTTCTTCGCCCGCACGGACCACCCGGAGCCCTGCTGGGCGATGCGCATCACCGACGGCAGCCGCACGCTCGTCTACACGGCCGACACCGGGACCGGGGTCGACCTGGCCCCCTTCGCGGCCGGGGCGGACCTGCTGATCGCGGAGTCCACCTTCGTCGCGGCCAACGGGCAGAGGCGGAAGGGGCACATGCTGGCCGCCGAGGCCGCCGACCTGGCCAGGCGGGCCGGGGTGAAGCGGCTCCTCCTCACCCACTTCAGCCCGCACACCCCGATCGCCGAAGCCGAGGCGGAGGCCCGCGCCGTCTTCCCGGCAGCGGAGGCGGCGGTGGAACTGCGGACGTACCTGGTTTGAGCACTGCAGGGCCGGCGCCCATCCGGGCGCCGGCCCATCAGCTTACTCCTCGATCGTCGTCAGGTCGCCCGGGTCGAGCCCCAGCTCCTGTGCCTTCAGCACCCGGCGCAGGATCTTGCCCGACCGGGTCTTCGGCAGCGACGGCACGAAGGCGATCTCCGCCGGGGTGGCGATGGCGCCCAGGTGGTGGCGCACGTGGCCGATGAGGGCGTGGGCCAGCTGGTCGCTGGGCTCGTGCCCCTTCCGCAGGATGACGAAGGCCTTGATCGCCTCGCCCTTCACCGGGTCAGGCTTGCCGATCACCGCCGCCTCGCCCACGGCCGGGTGGCTCACCAGCGCCGACTCCACGTCCGCGGTGCCGATGCGGTGGCCGGCGACGTTGAGCACGTCGTCCGCCCGGCCGAGGACGGCGATGTAGCCCTCCTCGTCCACCGTCGCCACGTCGCCCGAGGTGTAGACGCCGGGAATCGTCTGCCAGTAAGCCTCGTACCTTTGCCGGTCGCCCCAGATGGTGCGGAACATGTGGGGCCAGGCCCCCCGCAGGCAGAGCAGCCCGCCCTTGTTGGGGGCGACGGGGCGCCCCTCCCGGTCCAGCACCTCGGCCCGGATGCCGGGGAAGGGGCGTCCGGCCCGGCCCGGCTTCACGTCCATGCAGGGCAGCGTGCCGATGGTGGGCGCCGCGGTCTCGGTCTGCCACCAGTTGTCCAGCACCGGTCCCCGCCGCTGCATGATGTGCTCGTACGCCCAGAGCTGCGCCTCGGGGTTGAGCGGCTCACCGGCGCAGACCATCAGCTTCAGGCTGGAGAGGTCGTACTTCCGCGGGTGCTCCGGGCCCATCCGCATGAACATGCGCACGGCGGTGGGGGCCGTGTAGAGCTTGCTCACCTGGAGCCGCTCCACGATCTCCCACACGATGCCCGGGTGCGGGTAGTCGGGCGCCCCCTCCCGCACGACGATGGTGGAGCCGTTCACGAACGGCCCGTAGACCATGATGGAGTGGCCGACGATCCAGCCGATGTCCGACGTGCACCAGTAGATGTCGTTCTCCTGGATGTCGCAGGCCATGCGCCAGAGGTGCGTCGTCCCCACCATGTAGCCGCCGTGGGTGTAGGCGGTCCCCTTGGGCTTGCCGGTGGAGCCCGAGGTGTAGAGGATGAAGAGCCAGTCCTCGCTCTCCATCACCTCGCACGGGGTGTCCGGCGACCCGCGGGAGACGAGCTCGCCGAAGTCGATCTCCCGCTCAGCCAGCTCCACGGCGGGGGTGGCGCGGCGGTGGACCACCACGTGCTCCACCTGGGGGTTGCCCTCCACCGCCTCGTCTACGATGGACTTCAGGTCGATCCGCCGCCCCCGCCGGTAGCCGACGTCGGCGCAGAGCACCACCTTGGCGCCGGCGTCCTCGATGCGCTGCCTGAGGGCCCCGGCGCCCAGGCCGGCGTAGACGACGCTGTGGATCGCCCCGATGCGGGCGCAGGCCAGCATCGCCATGATCCCCTCGGGCGTGAGCGGCATGTAGATGACCACCCGGTCGCCCTTCCGGACGCCCAGCTCCTTCAGCCCGCCGGCCAGCCGGGCCACCGCGCGCCGGAGCATCTGGTAGGTGAAGATGCGCTCCGCGCCGTCCTCCCCCAGCCAGATCAGGGCCGCCTTGTTCCTGCGGGCGCCGTCGGCGTGCCGGTCGAGGGCGTTGTAGCAGATGTTGGTCTGCCCGCCCACGAACCAGCGGGCGTTGGGCGCCTCCCCCTCCACCACCCGGTCGAAGGGGCGGAACCAGTCCACCTCCTCGCGCGCCACGCGGCCCCAGTACCCCTCCATGTCAGCCATCACGGACTCGTAGTAGGCGTCGTAGTCGGTGACGTGGGCAGACCGGGCCAGCTCCGGGGGAGGGGCGATGCGCCCGCTCCCCTGGAGCAGCTGTGCGAACTGCGCCTCCATCGGTCACACCCCCGCTAGTCGCCGGTCGCCGGGCTGGCCGCGTCGTGCACGTGCTTCGGGAAGCGCAGCCGGTCGACCAGGGCCTGGATCTCCTGCTTCGGCGGCGCGGTGGCCAGCGAGATGCCGATCGTCAGCAGGAAGTTGAGGGGCATGCCGAAGATGCCGGCCGCGTTGGGCAGGATGCCGCCGATGTTGTTGCCGGTGGTGGACGACCAGATGATGTAGCCGAGGGTGGTCAGGAGGCCCGCGGCCATGCCGGTGACGGCGCCGGCGGTGTTGATGCGCTTCCAGAAGATGCCCAGCACCAGGATCGGGAAGAACGAGGCGGCCGCGAGCGAGAACGCCCAGGCGACGATGTCGGCGATGATGCTGAGGCGCAGGCTCGCGATCCAGGCGGCGATGGCGGCCACCGTCACCAGCATCACCCGGGAGATGGTCAGCCGGGTCCGGTCGGTCGCCTTCTTGTTGATCAGCTTGAAGTAGATGTCGTGGGAGATGGCGGTGGCCACCACCATCAGCAGGCCGTCGGCGGTGGAGAGCGCCGCCGCCAGGCCGCCCGCCGCCACCAGGCCCGCCACCACGTAGGGCAGGCCCGCGATCTCGGGCATGGCCAGCACCACCAGGTCGGAGTTCAGGCCGAACTCGGCGAACTCTACCAGGCCGTTGGCGTTTGCGTCGTTGATGGTGAGCAGGCCGGTCTTCGTCCAGGCCTCCACCCAGCCGGGCAGCGAGCTGATGGACTGGCCGACGACGTTGTGCAGGACCTCCCAGCGGGCAAAGGCGGCGTAGGCCGGGATGGTGATGTACATCAGCCCGATGAAGAAGAGGGCCCAGCCCACCGAGAAGCGGGTCTCGCGCACGTTGGGGGTGGTGTAGAAGCGCACGATCACGTGGGGCAGGCCCGCCGTGCCGCACATCAGACAGGTGATGAGGGCCAGGTACTGCGCCTGGGTCCAGTCGTTGAACGGCGTCAGGTAGCCCTTGGTGATGCCCAGGGCCGCCTCGGTCGCGGCCACGTCGGTCAGGGCCTGGCCGTACATCAGCTGCGGGACCGGGATCCCCGTGATCTTCTGGGAGACAAAGACCGTCGGCAGGATGAAGGCGATGATCAGGATGATGTACTGGGCCACCTGGGTCCAGGTGACGGCCTTCATGCCGCCCAGCATGGAACAGACGAGGATGCCCAGCAGGCCGACGAAGCAGGCGATGCGGAAGTCAAGCCCCAGGAACCGGGACATGATGATCCCGACGCCCGAAACCTGTGCGATGAGGTACGTGCCGGACACGATGATGGCGGCGATCACGGCGACGATGCGCGGGAAGCTGCCCGGGTAGCGCACGCCGACGAAGTCGGGGATGGTGTAGGCGCCGAGCTTGCGGATGTAAGGCGCCAGGAACAGGGCCAGGAGCACGTAGCCGCCCGTCCAGCCCACCGTGTAGGAGAGCCCCTCCTGCCCCAGCACGTAGAGGGTGCCGGCCAGCGAGATGTAGGAGGCGGCGCTCATCCAGTCGGACGCGGTGGCCATGCCGTTGAAGATGCCCGGGACGGTGCGTCCGGCCACGTAGTACTCGTCCAGGTTGCCCGTGCGGGACATGATGCCGATGGTGGCGTAGATGCCGATCGTCAGGATCATGAAGGTCCAGGCGATGCCCCGCTGGCCGATCCAGCCGGCGGACTCCGCCACCCAGAGGAAGACGACGAACACCAGGAAGGCCATGGTGTACATGCCCCAGATCCGGCCCAGCCGGTCAATCTGGTTGAACACGGGCGCTCACCTCCTACTCGTCAACGCCGTACTTCTGGTCGATGGTGCGCATCCGGAACGCGTAGACGAAGATGAGGATCACGAAGGTGACCTGCGCGCCCTGGGCCCCCATGTAGTACCCCAGCGGGAAGCCCGTGAGGATCCGGAACTGATCCAGCCACACGAGCGCCGCGCCTGCCCCGAGCGACACCAGCGCCCAGACCAGCAGCAACTTCACCGCCAGCCCGAGGTTCGCCCTGAAGTGCCCCTCATACCGCTCCACATCCTTGGGACTCATGCTCACACTCCTCCTTCGCCAGACTCGGAACTTGTCCGGGCTGCCGCGGTGCAACCCTGAAATTAGGTTTATACGCTATTCCCAATCTTTCCTCTACTCATGCAGTTTTGCATACAAGTTCATTGTTGAACTTGTCTCACAAGTTTCCCGAATCGATGATGAAGGGGTTGCAAGTGGCGAGGGGAAGACTCATACTACCGAATCAAATGGGCGCAGGAGGGCTGATGGGCGTGCAGGTACTGGAGTTGCTGAACCGCTACGAGGCCGGGCCGGCCCTGCTCCGGGAGAGCCTGGCCGGTCTGAGCGCGGATGAGCTGCGCTACAAGTACGACCCCGCCAAGTGGTCCGCGAAGGAGATCGCCATCCACGTGGCCGACATGGAGGTGGCCGCCACCTTCCGCATGAAGCGGGTGATCGCCGAACCAGGGGCCCGCTACCCCGGGGTCGACCAGGATCTCTGGGCCGCCAACCTGGGCTACCAGGAGCGGGACGTGGAGCCCTCGCTGCGCCTGCTGGAGGCCCTGCGGGCGGAGATGGCGGCGATCCTGCGGAGCCTGCCGCCGGAGGTGTGGAACCAGTCCGGGGTGCACGACCGGGCCGGCGAGCAGACGCTGGCAGATCTGGTGGTGGCCTACACGGAGCACCTGGAGAAGCACGTGGGGCAGATCCGGGCGATCCGGGAGCGGCTGGGGAAGTAGCGGACGCGCGCAGGGGCCGTTCCCCGGCCATCTCGGATGACCCGGGGAACGGCCCCTGCGGCGGACCGACCTTAGTAGTTCTCCACGAACAGCTCGAAGTACGCCTGCGGATGCTGACAGGCCGGGCAGACCTTCGGCGCAGCGGTGCCCTCGTGGATATAGCCGCAGTTGCGGCACTTCCAGAAATACTTGCCGTCCCGCTGGAAGACGACGCCCTTCTCCAGGTTGTCGACCAGCTTGCGGTAGCGGGTCTCGTGGGCCGTCTCGGCCTTCGCGATCATGCGGAAGGCGGTGGCGATCTCCGGGAAGCCCTCCTGCTCCGCGATGTCGGCGAACTCGGGGTACATGTGCGACCATTCCTCGTGCTCGCCGGCGGCGGCTGCCTTCAGGTTCTCCATGGTGCTGCCGGCGGCCACGGGGTAGGCCGCGTGGATCGCCACGTCCATGGGCATCTCGCCCTCCAGCCCGGCCGCGGCCAGGCGGAAGAACCGCCGGGCGTGCTGCTCCTCGTTGTCCGCGGTCTCCTGGAAGATGGCCGCGATCTGCTTCAGCCCTTCCTCGTCCGCGACCTTGGCGTACATCATGTACCGGGCGCGGGCCTGGCACTCACCTGCAAAGGCCTTCATCAGGTTCTCCAGCGTCTTGGTTCCCTTCAAGTTCATATCGCGTGCCTCCTCATGCTGCAGTGCTGAGCTAGAGGGATTCCAAACTGATTATACCAGAATCTCCCCGGTTATGTTCGTGATTTCACGCACGAACCCCTGCGGTTTCCATCCAAACGGGCCGGAGCGGTCTCTCACCGCAGCCCGGCCCGGATGATCAGCGCCCCGTCAACCACGTCGATGCCCGTCAGCCTGAGCGGCTGGACCATGGGGCTGACGTCGATGTCGAGGTACCCGTCCGCCACCATCTGCGCCACGGCGCCGAGCGGCACGGGGAACTCCCGCACCTGCATCAGCGACGGCTCGAAGCGCAGCTTCCCGTCGGGCAGCACGGCGAACCCCCCTGCGATCTCCAGCGGCACCTCATCGAAGACGCCTGAGAGCAGGAAGAGGTCGTCGTCGTCATCCAGTTCTACGTGCAGGCCTGCCAGCTCCGGATAGCCGGTGAGCACCTCGTTGAGGCTGTCGGCCGTGACCGTCACCACAGCGCTCGGCGGGAAGAGGGAGAAGCGCACGTCGTCGGGCTCGAGGCCCCCGGTGCCGATCCCCTGCAGCGCCAGGCCCAGAGCCTCCAGCACCGGCATGGCGCTCGCCTGCCAGTCGGCCTCCACCGCCGCCAGCTCCTCCTCCACCGCGGCCCGCTGCTCGCCCAGCCCGGCGAGGATCGCCTCTCGCTCGGCGATGGCGGCCTCCAGCTCGGCCACCCGGGCCAGCTGTGTCTCCCGCAGCCGCTCCGCCTCTGCCTGCAGCTCGGCCAGCCGCAGCGCCTCCTCGGACACCCTGGCCTGGGTCGTCATGAGCTCCCTGGCCCTGCGGGCGTCGTAGGCCATGACCTGCTCCAGCGCGTCCAGGCGCCAGAGCAGGTCCGGCAGCGACTTGGCGCTGAAGAGGAGGATCCAGAACCCCCGGTTGCCCTGCTCCCGGTAGTACTGCAGCCGCCGGCCGTACTGCTCCTTGAGGCGGGCCAGGTCGGCCTGCAGGCGGTCCAGCTCGGTCCGGGCCTGCTCCTCCCGGGCGGCGGCCTCGCCGAGCTGCACCTCCAGGTCGGCCAGGGCCGTCCGAGCCTCCTCCAGGCGGCGGTTGAGCAGGAACAGCTCCTGGAGAACCGCCTCCCGGTCGGGCTCCGCAGCCCGGGCGGCGGGGGCGCCCAGCCGCAGGGAGGCGGCCAGCACGGCGACGATGCAGCACACCCCCACCGTGCGCAACCACCTCATGCGACCCCTCCTCTCGCCGGCGGCCATTCTCGCCTTCCCCGCTTAAATACCACGGCCCGTCGGAACACTCCTGCACCCCGCGGGCGCTCCCCGCTCGGACCGGGGCGCGCCGTGTCTGATTGGAGGCCGGGGCTCCCTGCGCAGGTTATCAACAGCGAAGATATACATGACTAGAACTGGTCATATCGAATCTGAGCATGAGGTTGAAGGTAAGTGGAGGCGGAAACCGAACTACTCCCACAATAGGCAGCGGGCGTGCCCCGGACGGACTGCAGGCCGATGCGTCCCGCCGCCGGGCGCGGGCCCGCGGCGACGGCCCGACTGGGGCGCCGGCCGGTGACGGCACGCGGTGATGCCCCGCTTCCGTAAGATCACTACGCCCCTCCCCACACATCGGTTCACTCCCACGCATCGCGAGGTGGCTCAGATGCACAACCCGCCCAAGCCCCTGATCCTCGCCATCAACCCCGGTGCGACGTCGACGAAGATCGGCCTCCACGACGGCGACCGGTGGCGCCTGCGCCAGGTCATCCCCCACTCCGCCGCGGACCTGGCCGGGTTCGAGAGCGTGATCGACCAGTACCCCTACCGGCTCGAACTCGTCCGCCGGGCGCTGGCCGAGAACGGCGTGGCGCCGGAGTCGCTCACCGCGGTCGTGGCCCGGGGCGGCCTCCCCAAGCCCGGCCCCGGCGGCACGTACGCGGTCAACGAGGCGATGCTGGACGACCTCAGGGCCTGCCGGTACGGCATACACGTCTCCAACCTCGCCCCCATCATCGCCTACGACATCGCCAGGCCCCTGGGAATCCCCTGCTTCACCGTCGACCCGGTGACCACCGACGAGCTCTGGCCCCTGGCCCGGATCTCGGGCATGCCGGACCTGGAGCGGTCGAACCTGTCGCACGCCCTGAACATGAAGGCCGTCGCCCGCCGGGTGGCCCGTGAGCTGGCGCGCCCGTACGACGAGCTGAACCTGATCACGGTCCACCTGGGCACCGGCATCTCGGTGGCCGCCCACCACAAGGGCCGCATGGTGGACGTCGTCAGCGGCAACGAGGAGGGCCCCTTCTCGCCGGACCGGCCCGGCACCCTGCCCGCCTGGTCGCTGGTGAAGCTCTGCTACTCCGGCAAGTACACCTTCGCCGAGATGAAGCGCCTGATGAACGGCGAGGGCGGCCTCTCCGCCTACCTGGGCACGAAGGACGTGCGCGCCGTCGAGGAGCGCATCCGGGCCGGCGACGAGCACGCCCGGCTGGTGCTGGACGCGATGTGCTACCAGGTGGCCAAGTACACCGGGGCCATGGCCTGCGCCCTGGGCGGCTGCGTGGACCGGATCATCATCACCGGCGGCATCGCCCACTCTGATTACGTGGTCTCCCGCATCCGCGAGCGCATCGCCTTCCTGGCCCCGGTTGCGGTGCTGCCGGGCGAGGAGGAGCTGGAGGCGCTGGTGGAGGGCGCCCTGCGGGTGCTGCGCGGCGAGGAGACGGCCAGGGTCTACGGCGCACAGGAGGTGGAGTCCAGTGCCGTGGGCTGACTTCGACGCGATGCTGGCCGACGCGGTGCGCCAGCCGACCCGCACGGTGGCGGTGGCCTCGGCAGCCGATCAGGACGTGCTGATCGCGGTCCGCGACGCCCTGGCGCTGGGGCTCTGCCGGGCGATCCTGGTGGGGCCGGGTGCGGAGATCGCCGCGGCGGCCGATGCGGTGGGCCTGGACCTCTCCGCCGTCGAGGTGGTGGAGGCGGCAGACCCGAAGGCGGCGGCCCTGGAGGCGGCCCGCCTCTGCGACGCCGGCCGGGCCCAGGTGCTGATGAAGGGCCAGGTCTCCTCGGGCGACTTCCTGAAGGCCCTGCTCAGCCCTGACCTGAAGCTGAAGCGCGCCCCGCTGCTCAGCCACCTGGCCTGCCTGGAGGTGCCCAGCCTCGGCCGCCTGCTCTTCGTCACGGACGGCGGGATGGTCCCCTACCCCGACCTCGACCAGAAGGTGAAGATCCTGAACAACGCCCTGGAGGCCCTGCACCGGCTGGGCTGGTCGCTGCCCAAGGTGGCGGTGGTCGGCGCCGTGGAAACGGTGAACCCGCAGATGCCGCCCACCGTGGACGCCGCCCTGATCGCCAAGATGGCCGAGCGCGGGCAGATCAGGGGCGCCCTGGTGGACGGCCCGCTGGCCTTCGACGGCGCCGTCAGCCCCGAGTCGTGCAGGCACAAGGGCATCGGCGGGCCGGTGGCGGGCGAGGCCGACCTGATCCTCGTGCCGACGATCGAGGTGGGCAACGTACTGGCCAAGTCGCTGATCTACTGCGCCGGCGCCACGATGGCCGGGGTCGTGCTGGGCGCGGCGGTGCCCGTCGTGCTGGTCTCCCGGTCGGACACGCCCCGGGCAAAGCTGGCCTCGCTGGCCATGGCGATGCTGAGCGCCCCATGAGGCTGCGTAGGAGACATTGCCGCCCCCGTCCTCGAGTGAGGTCGGGGGCGGCTCGCTGTTGCAGGCACGCTACTCCGTCAGCGCCGCCAGGCATTCCAGCAGCGCCCGGTGCAGGTCGGCGGGCGGACGGTGGCGCTGCCAGACGGCGCAGATCGGTCGGGTGATGCGCAGCCCCTCCAGGCGCACGCAGGCAAACTCGCCGGGGGACAGGGCCGAGAGCGAGACAAAGGCGTCGCCGACGCCGGACCGGAGGGCGGTCTTGAGCGCCTCCGGGCTGCCCACCTCCGCCACGACGTTCAGGTCCTCCGGGCCGATCCCCCGCTCGCCCAGGGCGTGCAGCACGGTGGCCCGCGTGGCCGAACCGGCCTCCCGCATGACCAGCGGGACCTGCCGCAGCTGCCCGGGCGGAAGCGGGTCGGGCAGCGAGACCCCCGGCCGCAGGGCCAGCACGATCTCGTCGACGCCCACCTGCTCGCTCTCCAGCCAGGGGTCGTCCACCTCCTGGCCGACGAGACCCAGGTCCGCCCGGCCCTCCCGGACCCATCCCAGCACCGCCTCGGTGTTGGCGATGCGCACGCGCACCTCCGCCTCGGGGTGGTCGGCGCGGAACCGGGCCAGCGCACGGGGCAGCAGGCTCTCACCGGGGAGGGTCGAGGCCGCGACCTCCACGACAACCTTCGCGCGGGGGCGCAGCGCCGCCATGGCGGCCTCCATCTCGTTCACCGCGCCCAGGATGCGCTCGGCGTGCGGGAGCAGCGCCTCGCCGGCCGGGGTCAGCGCCACCTGCCGGGTGCTCCGCACGAAGAGGGGCAGGCCGAACCGCTCCTCCAGGTGCTTGATGTGCTGGCTGACCGCGGGCCGGGTCAGCCCGGCCAGCTCGGCCGCACGGGTGAAGCTGCCCTCCCGGGCCACCAGCTGGAAGAGACGGAGGGACTCGATCATGCCCGCACCCCCGAACCGTTTTGATGTGGAGCAGCGGCTACTCCTTCGACCGCCGGAGCATCATCTCCTCTTGCTTCAGGCCTGAACCACGTCGGGGAGCCTCGGGGCCAGCTCCGTCAGTGTCCTGTGCGCCCCCGCCCGTCCAGGCCGGCCAGCACCGGCTCCTTCCCGTGCTCCTCCTCCCAGATCCGGTCGGCCAGCGCCCCCCACTCCGAGGCGTAGCCCGCCAGCTTGGCGGCGAACTGGTCGACGGTCTCGTCGGCGGTGAGCTGCGTCGGGTGGGCCCCCGACTCCCAGACCATGTCGCGCAGCATCTGGGGATGGTCGATGATCGGGCACGGCCGGCGCAGGTTCTCCGAGAAGGGCTGCCGCCTCTGGTACGCCTTGAACAGCGGGTTCTGCAGGGCCTCGGCCAGCGAGACGTCGTGGATGTTGCAGGTGGCGTAGTGGGCGAAGGCACACGGCTC
This DNA window, taken from Symbiobacterium terraclitae, encodes the following:
- the buk gene encoding butyrate kinase; the encoded protein is MHNPPKPLILAINPGATSTKIGLHDGDRWRLRQVIPHSAADLAGFESVIDQYPYRLELVRRALAENGVAPESLTAVVARGGLPKPGPGGTYAVNEAMLDDLRACRYGIHVSNLAPIIAYDIARPLGIPCFTVDPVTTDELWPLARISGMPDLERSNLSHALNMKAVARRVARELARPYDELNLITVHLGTGISVAAHHKGRMVDVVSGNEEGPFSPDRPGTLPAWSLVKLCYSGKYTFAEMKRLMNGEGGLSAYLGTKDVRAVEERIRAGDEHARLVLDAMCYQVAKYTGAMACALGGCVDRIIITGGIAHSDYVVSRIRERIAFLAPVAVLPGEEELEALVEGALRVLRGEETARVYGAQEVESSAVG
- a CDS encoding bifunctional enoyl-CoA hydratase/phosphate acetyltransferase, encoding MPWADFDAMLADAVRQPTRTVAVASAADQDVLIAVRDALALGLCRAILVGPGAEIAAAADAVGLDLSAVEVVEAADPKAAALEAARLCDAGRAQVLMKGQVSSGDFLKALLSPDLKLKRAPLLSHLACLEVPSLGRLLFVTDGGMVPYPDLDQKVKILNNALEALHRLGWSLPKVAVVGAVETVNPQMPPTVDAALIAKMAERGQIRGALVDGPLAFDGAVSPESCRHKGIGGPVAGEADLILVPTIEVGNVLAKSLIYCAGATMAGVVLGAAVPVVLVSRSDTPRAKLASLAMAMLSAP
- a CDS encoding LysR family transcriptional regulator; this encodes MIESLRLFQLVAREGSFTRAAELAGLTRPAVSQHIKHLEERFGLPLFVRSTRQVALTPAGEALLPHAERILGAVNEMEAAMAALRPRAKVVVEVAASTLPGESLLPRALARFRADHPEAEVRVRIANTEAVLGWVREGRADLGLVGQEVDDPWLESEQVGVDEIVLALRPGVSLPDPLPPGQLRQVPLVMREAGSATRATVLHALGERGIGPEDLNVVAEVGSPEALKTALRSGVGDAFVSLSALSPGEFACVRLEGLRITRPICAVWQRHRPPADLHRALLECLAALTE